DNA from Arthrobacter sp. PvP023:
TTGACGCTCTTCTAAGAGGTGTCCTACTAGGCCAATTGACCGGGCCATCACACCTAGCCCCCGGGCCACATCCCACGGCAGTCCCAGCACTGCGGCGATGGCGCCTATGGCTCCTGTTACGTTCACAGGCAGGATCCGGCCGCGACTTTCGGAGGAGAGCCTTGACAGTTCCTCCATCAGCCGAAGCGGGGTATCGTCGAATCCCTGTTCGCGCGTGATCGCAAAGAGCTTCTGTGCACGTGGGTCAACAGGCTTGTGGACAGGATGCCCAAGTCCCGGGATTGGATTGCCTTCACGGGTGAAGTCCTCCGCAATCCTTGCCGCCAAGGATTTTATGCCGCTTTCGTCGAGAGTTCCGGTCACCGGAAGATATGTCTGGCAGATTCGGGCGGCTCCTTCGATGGTTCCGACGAAGGTGTTTCCGAGGCCCAGGAGTCCTGCTGCGACGGCCCCCTGCAAAGACTCGGGAGCCCCCAAGGCAGTGAGCCTAGCGGTAAGGGCACTCGGCGTTAAACCGTGTTCTACGAGCGCGACGACGATGGCGTTGAAAACGACGGATTCAGATTTATCGGGGAGCCGACGGAACAGCTCAAGGTAGGCGAAGTCGCCCAAAGATACGGTTCCGAGCATGTCGATGAGGTCCAGTCCGTGCACGTGGACAGTGGACGGGGTGGCACGAGCTATGTCCGAGCGGATTGGGGTGCCGCCGCGGGTGTGAGTGGCCATCAGCGTGCTTCCTTCTGTCGTGCGGGGGCCGGGTTTTCCGCGAGCAGTTGCGCTGCTTCCAACCGCAGCTGGTCGCGACGGATTTTGTCACCGTTGGCGCTGGGCGTTGACGGGTACGAGCGCACTATAACGATGCGTTTTGGGATCTTGAAGCTTGCCATCCGCTCG
Protein-coding regions in this window:
- a CDS encoding citryl-CoA lyase, with the translated sequence MATHTRGGTPIRSDIARATPSTVHVHGLDLIDMLGTVSLGDFAYLELFRRLPDKSESVVFNAIVVALVEHGLTPSALTARLTALGAPESLQGAVAAGLLGLGNTFVGTIEGAARICQTYLPVTGTLDESGIKSLAARIAEDFTREGNPIPGLGHPVHKPVDPRAQKLFAITREQGFDDTPLRLMEELSRLSSESRGRILPVNVTGAIGAIAAVLGLPWDVARGLGVMARSIGLVGHLLEERQQPLAASVWTRAERESSED